A genomic window from Arthrobacter globiformis includes:
- a CDS encoding LOG family protein: MNPSGSLNPGPRTLEVDSIARFDRLVSAGARAMHGWHAQSLDLRGRGAALAALDAEGAVFLGCTFDPGVEASLRSRGALIFPRLTGVPFNPYRAGLYTPQELYAGIVDEPYEKTPDGLVYQWSMRPGQRNRLDSTLAAALHDHAVGDALEEFVRTLNSGGRSIVGVMGGHALQRGTGGFAAAAMLGRLLARRGHLVATGGGPGAMEAANLGAYLSMAGDDDFHGVLRELAAVPGFRPSVSAWARAAAAAVERFPGGTASLGIPTWFYGHEPPNYFATHIAKYFANAVREAILLEVCNGGIVFLPGAAGTVQEIFQDACENYYGAPETMTPMVLVGREHWEQRFPAWPMLQSLAAGRAMEQRIFLVDSVDEALAVLGG, encoded by the coding sequence ATGAACCCCTCCGGCAGCCTGAACCCCGGCCCGCGCACCCTTGAGGTGGACAGCATCGCCAGGTTCGACCGGCTGGTAAGCGCCGGGGCCAGGGCGATGCACGGCTGGCACGCACAGTCGCTTGACCTTCGCGGCCGGGGTGCAGCCCTGGCAGCCCTGGACGCCGAGGGTGCGGTTTTCCTGGGCTGCACCTTCGACCCGGGCGTGGAGGCTTCCCTCCGCAGCCGGGGCGCGCTGATCTTCCCGCGGCTCACCGGCGTTCCTTTCAATCCTTACCGGGCAGGGCTCTACACCCCGCAGGAACTGTACGCAGGCATCGTCGATGAACCGTACGAGAAAACACCCGACGGTTTGGTCTACCAATGGAGCATGCGGCCGGGCCAGCGGAACCGCCTCGATTCCACCCTCGCGGCAGCCCTGCACGATCACGCCGTCGGCGATGCCCTGGAGGAATTTGTCCGTACCCTGAACAGCGGGGGCCGTTCCATCGTCGGGGTCATGGGCGGCCATGCCCTGCAGCGGGGGACCGGCGGCTTCGCCGCGGCCGCCATGCTGGGCCGGCTCCTGGCCCGCCGCGGCCACCTGGTGGCCACCGGCGGAGGCCCAGGGGCCATGGAGGCCGCGAATCTGGGTGCCTACCTCAGCATGGCCGGCGACGACGATTTCCACGGTGTGCTTCGAGAGCTCGCGGCCGTCCCCGGCTTCCGCCCCTCGGTGTCCGCGTGGGCACGTGCTGCGGCAGCCGCCGTCGAACGCTTTCCTGGCGGGACCGCGTCCCTCGGCATTCCCACCTGGTTTTACGGCCACGAACCGCCCAACTACTTTGCCACCCACATCGCCAAGTACTTTGCCAACGCGGTCCGCGAAGCCATCCTCCTGGAGGTCTGCAACGGTGGGATCGTGTTCCTGCCGGGTGCGGCGGGTACCGTGCAGGAGATCTTCCAGGATGCCTGCGAGAACTACTACGGCGCCCCGGAGACCATGACCCCCATGGTGCTGGTCGGCAGGGAGCACTGGGAGCAGCGGTTCCCGGCCTGGCCGATGCTGCAAAGCCTCGCCGCGGGCCGGGCAATGGAGCAGCGGATCTTCCTGGTGGACAGCGTGGATGAGGCGCTCGCGGTCCTCGGCGGATGA
- a CDS encoding SDR family NAD(P)-dependent oxidoreductase → MSSITPFPAERTVVLTGAASARGIGRAAADRMASEGWSIAILDINAEDAKAAAAEIGSNRAVKAIGVGADVSDEASVDRAITEIEASLPPIVALANLAGISSPTPFMETTVAEWDKVFAINMRGTFVVSQRVLKGMIERKLGRIVSISSISAQRGGGTYSKVAYSASKAGIIGFTRALAREVGEFGVTVNAIAPGPIDTDIMGGTLSEERKAQMSEGIMMGRVGTREEVAALISFLLGADSGYITAATYDINGGLQVS, encoded by the coding sequence ATGAGCTCAATTACCCCTTTCCCCGCAGAGCGCACCGTGGTGCTGACCGGCGCTGCGTCCGCCCGCGGCATCGGCCGCGCAGCAGCTGACCGCATGGCCAGCGAAGGCTGGTCCATCGCGATCCTGGACATCAACGCCGAGGACGCGAAGGCCGCTGCCGCGGAGATCGGGTCCAACCGTGCCGTGAAGGCTATCGGTGTCGGCGCCGATGTCTCCGACGAAGCATCCGTGGACCGGGCGATCACCGAGATCGAAGCATCCCTGCCGCCGATCGTGGCACTTGCCAACCTGGCCGGCATCAGCTCCCCGACCCCCTTCATGGAAACCACGGTTGCCGAGTGGGACAAGGTCTTCGCCATCAACATGCGCGGCACGTTCGTTGTTTCCCAGCGGGTGCTCAAGGGCATGATCGAACGCAAGCTCGGACGCATCGTGAGCATCTCCTCCATCTCCGCCCAGCGCGGCGGCGGCACCTACTCCAAGGTGGCCTACAGCGCCTCCAAGGCCGGCATCATCGGCTTCACCCGCGCCCTGGCCCGTGAAGTCGGCGAGTTTGGCGTGACCGTGAACGCCATTGCACCGGGTCCGATCGACACCGACATCATGGGCGGCACGCTGAGCGAGGAGCGCAAGGCCCAGATGTCCGAAGGCATCATGATGGGCCGCGTCGGTACCCGCGAAGAAGTGGCTGCGCTGATCTCCTTCCTGCTGGGTGCGGACTCGGGCTACATCACCGCCGCTACCTACGACATCAACGGCGGCCTCCAGGTTTCCTAA